Proteins encoded together in one Kutzneria kofuensis window:
- a CDS encoding substrate-binding domain-containing protein, producing MLAVGGVVVANTANSVRCAGQVPLRVAVTPSAAPAVQSVADAFEHDQTSVNGQCVHVTVVSEGSADVVQSLPTRPVDPPALWIPDSSLWVSTAQGLDSRDPVNSPKLAEHPSLASSPLVVAASTAQANKLGWPKSPVSWQRLVTGQTPIAITDPLTNTEGVATLGLAQGLLPAQSNGVPPQELIAILLRLRSTTLNSVNSGFDNIRKDAANALLFTTTEQSVVSYNVATVAASKAVAIYPAEGTVLFDYPVVRVTTKNEVTGTDQAAAAFEQELRSARSSGIFSAAGFRDPKGTASAAWGGKDGVQAATPPLLPAPSAAQVNTVLRAWNVVHLDGRTLAVIDVSGSMTSPMPDGQKRIEVARDGALAAMSLMPDSTYVGLWAFSQQQGPPNDWKELVPLGPLGGQVNGISQRFALQQAATTLPARVRGGTALYDTAFAAYETLRDDFDPTKVNAVVLITDGKNEKNGGLDLNGLLQMLRAQADPSKPVEVIGIGLGPDADMNALQQIAAVTGGKAYQAIDAASFRGVLFDALSRRPCTTSAC from the coding sequence GTGTTGGCCGTGGGCGGTGTTGTGGTGGCCAACACCGCCAACTCGGTGCGGTGTGCCGGGCAGGTGCCGCTGCGGGTGGCGGTGACGCCGAGCGCGGCGCCCGCGGTGCAGTCGGTCGCCGACGCCTTCGAGCACGACCAGACGTCGGTGAACGGGCAGTGCGTGCACGTGACCGTGGTCAGCGAGGGCTCGGCGGATGTGGTGCAGTCGCTGCCGACGAGACCCGTCGACCCGCCCGCGCTGTGGATTCCGGACTCGTCGCTGTGGGTGTCGACGGCGCAGGGGCTGGACAGCCGGGACCCGGTGAACAGTCCGAAGCTGGCCGAGCACCCGTCGCTGGCGTCGTCGCCGCTGGTGGTGGCGGCGAGCACGGCGCAGGCGAACAAGCTGGGCTGGCCGAAGTCGCCGGTGAGCTGGCAGCGGCTGGTCACCGGGCAGACGCCGATCGCGATCACGGATCCGCTGACCAACACCGAGGGTGTCGCGACGCTGGGGCTGGCGCAGGGCCTGCTGCCGGCGCAGTCGAACGGGGTGCCGCCGCAGGAGCTGATCGCGATCCTGCTGCGGCTGCGGAGCACCACCCTGAACTCGGTGAACTCCGGGTTCGACAACATTCGCAAGGACGCGGCGAACGCCCTGCTGTTCACCACGACGGAGCAGTCGGTGGTGTCGTACAACGTGGCGACGGTGGCGGCGTCGAAGGCGGTGGCGATCTATCCCGCCGAGGGCACGGTGCTGTTCGACTATCCGGTGGTGCGGGTGACGACCAAGAACGAGGTCACCGGCACCGACCAGGCGGCGGCCGCGTTCGAGCAGGAGCTGCGGTCGGCGCGGTCGTCCGGCATCTTCAGCGCCGCCGGTTTCCGTGACCCGAAGGGCACCGCGTCGGCGGCCTGGGGCGGCAAGGACGGCGTGCAGGCCGCGACCCCGCCGCTGCTGCCGGCGCCGTCGGCGGCGCAGGTCAACACCGTGCTGCGGGCGTGGAACGTGGTGCACCTGGACGGGCGGACGCTGGCCGTGATCGACGTGTCGGGGTCGATGACCTCGCCAATGCCGGACGGGCAGAAGCGGATCGAGGTGGCGCGGGACGGGGCGCTCGCGGCGATGTCGTTGATGCCGGACAGCACGTACGTGGGGCTGTGGGCGTTCTCGCAGCAGCAGGGGCCGCCCAACGACTGGAAGGAGCTGGTGCCGCTCGGGCCGCTCGGCGGCCAGGTCAACGGCATCAGCCAGCGGTTCGCGCTGCAGCAGGCGGCGACCACGCTGCCGGCCCGGGTGCGGGGCGGCACCGCGCTCTACGACACCGCGTTCGCGGCGTACGAGACGCTGCGTGACGACTTCGATCCGACCAAGGTCAACGCCGTCGTGCTGATCACCGACGGGAAGAACGAGAAGAACGGCGGGCTGGACCTCAACGGCCTGCTGCAGATGCTGCGGGCGCAGGCCGACCCGTCCAAGCCGGTCGAGGTGATCGGCATCGGGCTGGGGCCGGACGCCGACATGAACGCGTTGCAGCAGATCGCCGCCGTGACCGGCGGCAAGGCGTACCAGGCGATCGACGCCGCGTCGTTCCGCGGCGTCCTGTTCGACGCCCTCAGCCGCCGCCCCTGCACCACCAGCGCCTGCTGA
- the hpt gene encoding hypoxanthine phosphoribosyltransferase, which produces MYEGDIASVLITEQQISDKIQELAKQVAADHPATDGGSDLLLVGVLKGAVMFMTDMARALPVPVQLEFMAVSSYGSSTSSSGVVRILKDLDRDIAGKNVVIVEDIIDSGLTLSWLLKNLASRRPASLEVCALLRKPDAVKVDVPVRYVGFDIPNEFVVGYGLDYAERYRDLPYIGTLDPKVYSS; this is translated from the coding sequence GTGTACGAGGGCGACATCGCCTCCGTGCTCATCACCGAGCAGCAGATCAGCGACAAGATCCAGGAACTGGCCAAGCAGGTCGCCGCGGACCACCCGGCGACCGACGGCGGCTCGGACCTGTTGCTGGTCGGCGTGCTCAAGGGCGCGGTGATGTTCATGACCGACATGGCGCGGGCCCTCCCGGTGCCCGTCCAGCTGGAGTTCATGGCCGTCAGTTCCTACGGGTCGTCCACGTCCTCCTCGGGCGTCGTGCGCATCCTCAAGGACCTCGACCGGGACATCGCCGGCAAGAACGTGGTCATCGTCGAGGACATCATCGACTCGGGGCTGACGCTGTCCTGGCTGCTCAAGAACCTGGCCTCGCGCCGGCCCGCCTCGCTCGAGGTGTGCGCCCTGCTACGCAAGCCGGACGCGGTCAAGGTGGACGTGCCGGTCCGCTACGTCGGCTTCGACATCCCCAACGAGTTCGTCGTCGGCTACGGCCTGGACTACGCCGAGCGCTACCGCGACCTGCCCTACATCGGCACGCTCGACCCGAAGGTCTACTCGAGCTGA
- the tilS gene encoding tRNA lysidine(34) synthetase TilS, giving the protein MSAVRTAVRRLVVAARKAGHLGSGQLAVAVSGGADSLALAAAAQHQARRLNLTVHGLIVDHGLQPGSDKIAAKAADQLTELGLPQVRVLTTKVEGPGGMEAAARRARYEALRNALPAPDAIVLLGHTRDDQAETVLLGLGRGSGPRSIAGMRPLDPPWGRPLLGVTRAQTERACTAQGLTYWSDPHNVDPAFTRVRLRQEVLPLLEDVLQGGVADALARTAAQLREDNDALDAIAAELLVDDPEELEAKALEATPAAIRRRVLRSWLRRRGVTELTDAQLRDVDALIGEWRGQGGVLLRGGLVAQRAHGRLQLDRASP; this is encoded by the coding sequence GTGTCGGCGGTTCGGACCGCCGTGCGGCGCCTGGTCGTCGCCGCGCGAAAGGCGGGCCACCTGGGCAGTGGCCAACTCGCCGTGGCGGTGTCCGGGGGCGCGGACTCACTGGCTCTGGCCGCGGCGGCGCAGCACCAAGCCCGCCGGCTGAACCTGACGGTGCACGGCCTGATCGTCGACCACGGCCTGCAACCCGGCTCGGACAAGATCGCGGCCAAGGCGGCGGATCAGCTGACGGAGCTGGGACTGCCGCAGGTGAGGGTGCTGACGACGAAGGTCGAGGGCCCGGGCGGCATGGAGGCGGCGGCGCGCAGAGCCAGGTACGAGGCGCTGAGAAACGCCCTGCCGGCGCCGGACGCGATCGTGCTGCTGGGGCATACCCGAGACGACCAGGCGGAGACGGTGCTGCTGGGCCTGGGCCGCGGCTCGGGGCCCCGCTCGATCGCTGGGATGAGGCCGCTGGACCCGCCATGGGGGCGTCCGCTGCTGGGCGTGACAAGAGCCCAGACGGAGCGCGCCTGCACGGCGCAAGGGCTGACGTACTGGAGTGATCCCCACAACGTCGACCCGGCCTTCACCCGGGTGCGGCTCCGCCAGGAAGTGCTGCCGCTGCTGGAGGACGTGCTGCAAGGGGGCGTCGCGGACGCGTTGGCCAGGACGGCGGCGCAGCTGCGGGAGGACAACGACGCCCTGGACGCGATCGCGGCGGAACTGCTGGTGGACGACCCCGAGGAACTGGAGGCGAAAGCGCTCGAAGCCACGCCGGCGGCGATCCGGCGCAGGGTGCTCAGAAGCTGGCTTCGGCGACGGGGTGTGACCGAACTCACCGACGCCCAGCTGCGTGACGTCGACGCACTGATCGGTGAATGGCGAGGTCAGGGTGGCGTGTTGCTCCGAGGCGGCTTGGTGGCACAGCGCGCACATGGCAGGCTGCAACTAGACCGAGCGTCGCCCTGA
- a CDS encoding zinc-dependent metalloprotease, giving the protein MNAGNAARSLPDGGPPSPVDWSVAASTAQRLIRSGPTVPRAEADAVVRELRDMTGTAELHVRELTHLGHGLPLHEGQVVDRHGWVRAASEGLALLTEGAMPATLPGPLAGVLAGTAGVQAGMVLAFLSSRVLGQYDPFGGGGRLLLVAPNIVAARQAMDVPASDFSMWVCLHEVTHRLQFTAVPWLRGYFSSQVGQLLSVMDDTAVGAFNRIPEMVRSARDRLKTVRPAEGPTALMELIQSPEQRAVLDRLVALSTLLEGHADHVMDAVGPVVVPSVATLRTRFTARRKGGGVLDRVLRAVLGVEAKIRQYAEGAAFTRHVVDAVGMHGFNEVWTSPETLPSRAEIADPDAWLRRVRP; this is encoded by the coding sequence GTGAACGCGGGAAACGCAGCCAGGTCCCTGCCCGACGGTGGCCCTCCGTCACCGGTGGACTGGTCGGTCGCCGCGTCAACCGCCCAGCGGTTGATCCGGTCCGGCCCGACCGTGCCCAGAGCGGAGGCGGACGCCGTCGTGCGCGAGCTGCGCGACATGACCGGCACCGCCGAGCTGCATGTGCGCGAGTTGACGCATCTCGGCCACGGCCTGCCGCTGCACGAGGGCCAGGTCGTCGACCGGCACGGCTGGGTGCGCGCCGCCAGCGAGGGGCTGGCCCTGCTGACCGAGGGTGCGATGCCCGCCACCCTGCCCGGTCCGCTGGCCGGAGTGCTTGCCGGCACCGCCGGCGTGCAGGCTGGCATGGTGTTGGCGTTCCTCAGCTCCCGGGTGCTCGGCCAGTACGACCCGTTCGGTGGCGGTGGGCGGCTGCTGCTCGTGGCGCCCAACATCGTCGCCGCGCGGCAGGCGATGGACGTGCCCGCCAGCGACTTCAGCATGTGGGTGTGCCTGCACGAGGTCACGCACCGGCTTCAGTTCACCGCCGTGCCCTGGCTGCGGGGCTACTTCTCGTCGCAGGTCGGGCAGTTGCTTTCCGTCATGGACGACACTGCCGTGGGGGCGTTCAACCGGATTCCCGAGATGGTCCGCTCCGCTCGTGACCGGTTGAAGACCGTCCGCCCCGCCGAGGGGCCGACCGCGCTGATGGAGCTCATCCAGTCGCCCGAGCAGCGGGCCGTGCTCGACCGGCTCGTCGCGCTGTCCACCCTGCTCGAAGGCCATGCCGATCACGTGATGGACGCCGTCGGGCCGGTGGTCGTGCCGTCCGTGGCGACGCTTCGGACCCGGTTCACCGCCCGCCGCAAGGGCGGCGGCGTGCTCGACCGGGTGCTGCGGGCCGTGCTCGGCGTCGAGGCCAAGATCCGCCAGTACGCCGAGGGCGCCGCCTTCACCCGGCACGTCGTGGACGCCGTCGGCATGCACGGCTTCAACGAGGTGTGGACGTCGCCGGAGACGCTGCCCTCCCGCGCCGAGATCGCCGACCCCGACGCCTGGCTCCGCCGGGTCCGGCCCTGA
- the dacB gene encoding D-alanyl-D-alanine carboxypeptidase/D-alanyl-D-alanine endopeptidase, which translates to MKPTVGRSGPPPVKPPVGKPVPPPVRPPVKEPETLRIKLADIPTAKPENKKVEPPVSPLEDTVSMPVDNDRARLDPPTVQLPNPADQQPGDETPTIRVQVPRPPAAGRPELGDDVPQPAPQLPPPPRTSDENDIDEPAPRRSRKPVLVGLAIVVVLALGSVVYFGSSGLGFGGATAIETAAPPSPAAPNQLLKPLGNVQGPSAAGIAAKLAGPTSSPALGTLTGSVVDPATGTTLWDHNSSTPLTPASAGKLLTMTAALLSLDPQFRFTTNVVAGPDPDTVILVGGGDPSLSSLPAGKETVYPGAARLDDLVAQVKKATGGAVHKVLLDTSRYSGDPMAPGWENGDIAGGSVAPITPIMLDGGRSRPTVSEPARTGTPDTDAAKEFARRLGADPNSVGRTTAPADAKVLGSVQSPPLTDMVSNLLQISDNVLAEAIGREVAKQAGAPVTFAGGASSVLNILRNNNFDLTGVTMVDGSGLSTQDRVTAKLLSSIMTVAAGPDGGSDPRVAKLRPLLNGLPVAGGSGTLSDRYNDASSTPGKGWVRAKTGTLDGVNTLTGIVQDSDGKVLAFALMSNGSAIDQGRAALDDVAAALRGCGCR; encoded by the coding sequence GTGAAGCCCACGGTTGGGCGATCGGGTCCGCCGCCGGTCAAGCCGCCGGTCGGGAAACCGGTTCCGCCGCCGGTGCGGCCGCCGGTCAAGGAGCCCGAGACGCTCCGGATCAAGCTGGCCGACATTCCGACGGCCAAGCCCGAGAACAAGAAGGTCGAACCGCCCGTCTCGCCGCTCGAGGACACGGTCTCGATGCCGGTGGACAACGATCGGGCTCGGCTCGACCCGCCGACCGTGCAACTGCCCAACCCCGCCGACCAGCAGCCCGGCGACGAGACGCCGACGATCCGCGTGCAGGTGCCGCGCCCGCCCGCCGCCGGCCGCCCCGAACTGGGCGACGACGTTCCGCAGCCAGCTCCGCAGCTGCCCCCGCCGCCGCGGACGTCCGACGAGAACGACATCGACGAGCCGGCGCCCCGCCGGTCCCGCAAGCCGGTGCTGGTCGGCCTGGCGATCGTGGTCGTGCTGGCGCTCGGCTCGGTCGTCTACTTCGGCTCGTCCGGCCTCGGATTCGGCGGCGCGACGGCGATCGAGACCGCCGCGCCGCCGTCGCCGGCGGCCCCGAACCAGCTGCTCAAGCCGTTGGGCAACGTGCAGGGCCCGTCCGCGGCGGGTATCGCCGCAAAGCTGGCCGGCCCGACGTCGTCGCCCGCGCTGGGCACGCTCACCGGCAGCGTCGTCGACCCGGCGACCGGCACCACGTTGTGGGACCACAACTCCAGCACGCCGCTGACGCCCGCGTCCGCCGGCAAGCTGCTGACCATGACGGCCGCGCTGCTGTCGCTGGACCCGCAGTTCCGCTTCACCACCAACGTCGTCGCCGGACCCGATCCCGACACGGTGATCCTGGTCGGCGGCGGCGACCCGTCGCTGTCGTCCCTGCCGGCCGGCAAGGAGACCGTCTATCCCGGCGCGGCGCGGCTGGACGACCTGGTGGCGCAGGTGAAGAAGGCGACCGGCGGCGCCGTGCACAAGGTGCTGCTGGACACCAGCCGCTACAGCGGCGACCCGATGGCCCCCGGCTGGGAGAACGGCGACATCGCGGGCGGCTCCGTCGCCCCGATCACGCCGATCATGCTGGACGGCGGCCGCAGCAGGCCGACCGTGTCGGAGCCGGCCCGCACCGGGACGCCGGACACCGACGCCGCCAAGGAGTTCGCCCGCCGGCTCGGCGCGGACCCCAACTCCGTCGGGCGGACGACAGCGCCGGCCGACGCGAAGGTGCTCGGCAGCGTGCAGTCGCCGCCGCTGACCGACATGGTCAGCAACCTGCTGCAGATCTCCGACAACGTGCTCGCCGAGGCGATCGGCCGCGAGGTCGCCAAGCAGGCCGGAGCCCCCGTCACATTCGCGGGCGGCGCCAGCAGCGTGCTGAACATCTTGCGTAACAACAACTTCGACCTGACCGGTGTGACCATGGTGGACGGCAGCGGACTGTCCACTCAGGATCGTGTGACGGCCAAGCTGCTCAGCTCGATCATGACCGTGGCGGCCGGGCCGGACGGCGGCAGCGATCCGCGGGTGGCCAAGCTGCGGCCACTGCTGAACGGGCTGCCGGTGGCCGGCGGCAGCGGCACTCTGTCCGATCGGTACAACGACGCCTCGTCCACGCCGGGCAAGGGCTGGGTGCGGGCCAAGACCGGCACCCTCGACGGCGTGAACACGCTGACCGGCATCGTCCAGGACAGCGACGGCAAGGTGCTCGCGTTCGCCTTGATGTCCAACGGATCCGCCATCGACCAGGGGCGGGCCGCGCTCGACGACGTCGCCGCCGCGCTGCGCGGGTGTGGATGCCGCTGA
- a CDS encoding inorganic diphosphatase, producing MEFDVTIEIPKGVRNKYEVDHKTGRIRLDRTLFTATQYPADYGFVDDTLGEDGDPLDALVLVQEPTFPGCLIRARTIGMFRMTDEKGGDDKLLCVPADDPRSEHLRDIHHLNEFHKLEIQHFFEVYKDLEPGKSVEGATWVGRTEAEAEVERSYQRYRDAVANGSIEPFAKH from the coding sequence GTGGAGTTCGACGTCACCATCGAGATCCCCAAGGGCGTACGGAACAAGTACGAGGTCGACCACAAGACCGGCCGCATCCGGCTGGACCGGACGCTGTTCACGGCGACCCAGTACCCGGCCGACTACGGGTTCGTGGACGACACGCTCGGCGAGGACGGGGACCCGTTGGACGCCCTCGTGCTGGTCCAGGAGCCGACGTTCCCCGGCTGCCTGATCCGGGCCCGCACCATCGGCATGTTCCGGATGACCGACGAGAAGGGCGGCGACGACAAGCTGCTCTGCGTGCCGGCCGACGACCCGCGGTCGGAGCACCTGCGTGACATCCACCACCTCAACGAGTTCCACAAGCTGGAGATCCAGCACTTCTTCGAGGTGTACAAGGACCTGGAGCCGGGCAAGAGCGTCGAGGGCGCGACCTGGGTCGGCCGCACCGAGGCCGAGGCCGAGGTGGAGCGCTCGTACCAGCGCTACCGCGACGCCGTCGCGAACGGCAGCATCGAGCCCTTCGCCAAGCACTGA
- a CDS encoding MDR family MFS transporter: MSQTASTAAPGTAAGGGGFTQRQILTVLSGLLLGMLLSALDQTIVSSAMRTIADQLHGQSLQAWATTAYLITSTIATPLYGKLSDIYGRKPVYLASISIFLVGSVLSGISTSMYELAAFRALQGVGAGGLMSLAFAIIGDMIPARERGKYQGYFLAVFGLSSVAGPVVGGFFAGLPTLLGVDGWRWVFLVNIPIGVVALIVVSRVLNLPHRRVDQKVDYWGAVTLCLGVVPLLIVAEQGREWGWGSPASLVTFVVAAVGIVAFILVERRLGDAALLPMRLFRNSVFSLANTLNFIVGMAMFGGLVALPLYLQIVKGESPTAAGLLTLPMMAGITIASLSSGQVIARTGRYKMLPIIGTAAMAVALFLFSGLTPDTSLVVAGLVMALMGLGLGLCMQTLVMAVQNVAAPQDMGVATASTQFFRGIGGTAGTAISLSILFSVVGDRIGTAFSSARTDPSFIAATQDPKVLSNPVDAGFLKGLAGGGSNIDLENTSFIQLLDGRLARPLLEGFSSAMDTVFVVGGITAAVAFVLIWFLKEVPLSTKSGLQRAAESENADERPLMPVMD, translated from the coding sequence ATGTCACAGACCGCTTCAACGGCGGCACCGGGGACCGCCGCCGGCGGTGGGGGGTTCACCCAGCGGCAGATCCTGACCGTGCTGTCGGGTCTTCTGCTGGGAATGCTGCTGTCCGCGTTGGACCAGACGATCGTCTCGTCGGCCATGCGCACCATCGCCGACCAGCTCCACGGCCAGTCGCTGCAAGCCTGGGCCACCACCGCGTACCTGATCACCTCGACCATCGCGACGCCGCTGTACGGCAAGCTCTCCGACATCTACGGCCGCAAGCCGGTCTACCTGGCGTCGATCTCGATCTTCCTGGTCGGCTCCGTGCTGTCCGGCATCTCCACGTCGATGTACGAGCTGGCGGCGTTCCGCGCGCTGCAGGGCGTCGGCGCCGGCGGCCTGATGTCGCTGGCCTTCGCCATCATCGGCGACATGATCCCGGCCCGTGAGCGGGGCAAGTACCAGGGCTACTTCCTGGCCGTGTTCGGCCTGTCCAGCGTGGCCGGCCCGGTGGTCGGCGGCTTCTTCGCCGGCCTGCCGACGCTGCTGGGCGTGGACGGCTGGCGCTGGGTGTTCCTGGTCAACATCCCGATCGGCGTGGTCGCGCTGATCGTGGTCAGCCGGGTGCTGAACCTGCCGCACCGCCGCGTCGACCAGAAGGTCGACTACTGGGGCGCGGTCACGCTGTGCCTCGGCGTCGTGCCGCTGCTGATCGTGGCCGAGCAGGGCCGGGAGTGGGGCTGGGGCTCGCCCGCGTCGCTGGTCACGTTCGTCGTCGCCGCCGTCGGCATCGTGGCGTTCATCCTGGTCGAGCGCCGGCTGGGCGACGCCGCGCTGCTGCCGATGCGACTGTTCCGCAACAGCGTGTTCAGCCTGGCCAACACCCTCAACTTCATCGTCGGCATGGCCATGTTCGGCGGCCTGGTCGCGCTGCCGCTGTACCTGCAGATCGTCAAGGGTGAGTCGCCGACCGCGGCCGGCCTGCTCACGCTGCCGATGATGGCCGGCATCACGATCGCGTCGCTGAGCTCCGGCCAGGTGATCGCCCGGACCGGCCGCTACAAGATGCTGCCGATCATCGGCACCGCCGCGATGGCCGTCGCGCTGTTCCTGTTCAGCGGCCTGACGCCGGACACCAGCCTGGTCGTCGCCGGCCTGGTGATGGCGCTGATGGGCCTCGGCCTCGGCCTGTGCATGCAGACCCTGGTGATGGCGGTGCAGAACGTCGCCGCGCCGCAGGACATGGGCGTGGCCACCGCGTCCACCCAGTTCTTCCGCGGCATCGGCGGCACCGCCGGCACGGCGATCTCGCTGTCCATCCTGTTCAGCGTGGTCGGCGACCGGATCGGGACCGCGTTCTCCAGCGCCCGGACCGACCCGTCGTTCATCGCGGCGACGCAGGACCCGAAGGTGCTGTCCAACCCCGTCGACGCCGGCTTCCTCAAAGGCCTCGCCGGCGGCGGCAGCAACATCGACCTGGAGAACACCTCGTTCATCCAGCTGCTGGACGGCCGGCTGGCGCGGCCGTTGCTGGAGGGCTTCTCGTCCGCGATGGACACGGTGTTCGTGGTCGGCGGCATCACGGCGGCGGTCGCCTTCGTGCTGATCTGGTTCCTCAAGGAGGTGCCGCTGTCGACCAAGTCCGGCCTGCAGCGCGCCGCCGAGAGCGAGAACGCCGACGAGCGCCCGCTGATGCCCGTGATGGACTGA
- a CDS encoding MarR family winged helix-turn-helix transcriptional regulator: MVPLGEIATDDLEVADGIGMSIARLHRLLACVSSQGSKAGMDRPTFMLLATLAKHGPRRSGALAETLHSDPSTVSRQVAQLVKTGLVERQVDKQDGRATVLAATERGLALLADVRGRRNAQIAQMIMHWPDGDRARFAELFDRFITDYERHLPVFIAALADKAGVGGEK, translated from the coding sequence GTGGTTCCGCTGGGTGAGATCGCGACCGACGACCTGGAGGTGGCCGACGGCATCGGGATGTCGATCGCGCGCCTGCACAGGTTGCTCGCGTGCGTGTCGTCCCAGGGCAGCAAGGCCGGCATGGACCGGCCCACGTTCATGCTGCTGGCCACCCTTGCGAAGCACGGTCCGCGCAGGTCGGGGGCGCTGGCCGAGACGCTGCACTCCGACCCGTCCACGGTCAGCCGCCAGGTGGCGCAGCTGGTCAAGACGGGTCTCGTCGAGCGTCAGGTGGACAAGCAGGACGGGCGGGCGACCGTCCTGGCCGCGACCGAGCGGGGCCTGGCCCTGCTCGCGGACGTGCGCGGTCGGCGCAACGCGCAGATCGCACAAATGATCATGCACTGGCCCGATGGCGACCGGGCGCGGTTCGCCGAGCTCTTCGACCGGTTCATCACCGACTACGAGCGTCATCTGCCGGTGTTCATCGCCGCGCTCGCCGACAAGGCGGGCGTGGGAGGGGAGAAGTAA
- a CDS encoding DUF4442 domain-containing protein, with the protein MSTDYALIGEGMKRAVPWVGSNGVEFEHIGPDKVVATIADDARQHNHVGGLHAAMIFGVGETASGALLLTAFADQLSRATPLVVSAEIGYRKVALGPLRAEAVLGRDAAEVVAELDAGQRPEFPVHVTISNADGLTTTELTVLWTLRPNRS; encoded by the coding sequence ATGAGCACTGACTACGCACTCATCGGCGAGGGCATGAAGCGGGCCGTGCCGTGGGTCGGCAGCAACGGCGTCGAGTTCGAGCACATCGGACCGGACAAGGTCGTCGCGACCATCGCCGACGACGCCCGTCAACACAACCACGTCGGTGGCTTGCACGCGGCCATGATTTTCGGCGTCGGCGAGACCGCGTCCGGAGCGCTGCTGCTGACCGCGTTCGCCGACCAGCTCAGCCGCGCCACCCCGCTGGTGGTCAGTGCCGAGATCGGCTACCGCAAGGTGGCGCTCGGCCCGCTGCGCGCCGAAGCCGTGCTCGGTCGCGACGCCGCCGAGGTCGTCGCCGAGCTGGACGCCGGCCAGCGCCCGGAGTTCCCCGTGCACGTGACCATCAGCAACGCCGACGGGCTGACCACCACCGAGCTCACGGTGCTGTGGACCCTGCGCCCGAACCGGTCGTGA
- a CDS encoding VC0807 family protein — MTTTQQIAAQQTIGSNDKAQSPLSRLLPLILDIGLPLGSYYLLKNAFGVDTITALIVSGLVPAARTIWTTVRAGKPDQFALAILVLTVVSIPITLLTGSPTFMLAKDGLGTGVLGIYVSVMALRNQPVMTKAFKPFIADTTAKIRAWDDLAANSAEFRGLLTRANLVWGIGFVLEVALRLLIVFTLPFDTAVWATNLPLFAMIIGCSVVQRRWLVPVARMVNAAAGEK, encoded by the coding sequence ATGACGACGACGCAGCAGATCGCAGCCCAGCAGACCATCGGGTCGAACGACAAGGCGCAGAGCCCGCTGAGCCGGCTGCTGCCGCTCATCCTCGACATCGGCCTGCCGCTCGGCAGCTACTACCTGCTCAAGAACGCGTTCGGCGTGGACACCATCACCGCGCTGATCGTGAGCGGCCTGGTGCCGGCCGCGCGCACGATCTGGACGACGGTGCGGGCCGGTAAACCCGACCAGTTCGCGCTCGCGATTCTGGTCCTGACCGTGGTCAGCATCCCGATCACGCTGCTGACCGGGTCGCCGACCTTCATGCTGGCCAAGGACGGCCTGGGCACCGGGGTGCTGGGCATCTACGTGTCCGTGATGGCGCTGCGCAACCAGCCGGTGATGACCAAGGCGTTCAAGCCGTTCATCGCCGATACCACCGCGAAGATCCGCGCCTGGGACGACCTCGCGGCGAACTCGGCCGAGTTCCGCGGGCTGCTGACGCGGGCGAACCTGGTGTGGGGCATCGGTTTCGTGCTCGAGGTGGCACTGCGGCTGCTGATCGTGTTCACGCTGCCGTTCGACACCGCGGTGTGGGCGACCAACCTGCCGCTGTTCGCGATGATCATCGGTTGCTCGGTCGTGCAGCGGCGCTGGCTGGTCCCGGTGGCCCGGATGGTCAACGCCGCCGCCGGCGAGAAGTGA